The following coding sequences lie in one Amblyraja radiata isolate CabotCenter1 chromosome 20, sAmbRad1.1.pri, whole genome shotgun sequence genomic window:
- the c20h11orf91 gene encoding uncharacterized protein C11orf91 homolog, with amino-acid sequence MSKKAPKYFPSLYDTNSNSSPLNGFNIWKNLFPAPEIVENKPTKASLWPRGLAENAYEPLKFFSPPVGGDSAWSELDEICELDIRLKEMELLTLTGDGFDLRRYKFLKMLKDEKMQDIKAAKEKKLQILKDKAKKW; translated from the exons ATGAGCAAGAAGGCGCCCAAGTACTTCCCTTCCCTCTACGACACCAACAGCAACTCGTCCCCTCTCAACGGCTTCAACATCTGGAAGAACCTCTTCCCGGCCCCGGAGATCGTGGAGAACAAGCCCACCAAGGCTTCCCTCTGGCCGCGGGGGTTGGCGGAAAACGCCTACGAGCCCCTGAAGTTCTTCTCCCCGCCGGTGGGAGGAGACTCCGCCTGGAGCGAGCTGGACGAGATCTGCGAGTTGGACATCaggctgaaggagatggagctcctCACGCTGACTGGAGATGGCTTCGACCTGCGGAGAT ATAAGTTTTTAAAGATGCTGAAAGATGAGAAGATGCAAGACATCAAGGCAGCCAAGGAGAAGAAGCTGCAGATCTTAAAGGACAAGGCGAAGAAATGGTAG